The following proteins are co-located in the Noviherbaspirillum sp. UKPF54 genome:
- a CDS encoding endonuclease/exonuclease/phosphatase family protein, with protein sequence MAPAPAAPDLDPWPLTIATYNIHGAVGCDGRFAPERVGAVLREINADVIALQEVPLGGSRTPNVLTTLQKATGYAAAEGPACDTPERRYGNAVLSRYPILSMRMIDLSFGSREPRGALDADLDCHGHMLRVIATHLGLRPAERRDQIRRLLQVFDTDEMPVILLGDINEWFAWGRTLKWLVSHFQAVPAPATFPSRRPVFALDRIWIRPRHRLVHVEVHATPLARVASDHLPLIAHIDG encoded by the coding sequence ATGGCACCTGCGCCGGCCGCACCCGACCTCGATCCGTGGCCGTTGACGATTGCCACCTACAATATCCATGGCGCGGTCGGCTGCGACGGCCGCTTCGCGCCCGAGCGGGTGGGCGCGGTGCTGCGTGAAATCAATGCCGACGTGATCGCCCTGCAAGAGGTGCCGCTTGGCGGCAGCCGCACGCCCAACGTACTGACCACGCTGCAGAAGGCCACCGGCTATGCCGCGGCCGAAGGGCCGGCCTGCGATACGCCCGAGCGGCGCTACGGCAATGCGGTGCTGTCCCGCTATCCGATCCTGTCGATGCGCATGATCGACCTGTCGTTCGGCAGCCGCGAACCGCGCGGCGCGCTCGATGCCGACCTCGACTGCCACGGGCACATGCTGCGCGTGATCGCCACCCACCTCGGCCTGCGCCCGGCGGAACGGCGCGACCAGATCCGCCGCCTGCTGCAAGTCTTCGACACCGACGAAATGCCGGTCATTTTGCTGGGCGATATCAACGAATGGTTTGCCTGGGGCCGCACGCTCAAGTGGCTGGTGTCGCATTTCCAGGCCGTGCCGGCGCCGGCCACCTTCCCGTCGCGCCGCCCGGTGTTCGCGCTCGACCGCATCTGGATCCGGCCGCGCCACCGCCTGGTGCATGTGGAGGTGCATGCCACGCCGCTGGCGCGGGTGGCGTCCGACCACCTGCCGCTCATCGCGCACATCGACGGCTAG
- a CDS encoding YsnF/AvaK domain-containing protein, with amino-acid sequence MAHFHDNGSTHLSDGTLANARVIDAAGHQAAIVSTQHVGAEEQAWIRIDGGTRVLVPVSLLASESDGTFRLPFTFDIGSDAAVQMSFPVLEEQMQVEKRIVDTGRGVRLHKTVAERERLLDEPLRRDELVVEHVPVGQIVQEAAPPQARYEGDTLVVPVLEEVLMVQKQLLLKEEVRITRRQHQVREPQSVVLRSEQVAVERFDEGAGHTPQ; translated from the coding sequence ATGGCGCATTTTCACGATAACGGCAGCACGCATCTGTCCGATGGGACGTTGGCCAATGCGCGGGTGATCGATGCGGCCGGCCACCAGGCGGCGATAGTTTCAACCCAGCATGTCGGCGCCGAAGAGCAGGCGTGGATCCGCATCGACGGCGGTACCCGGGTGCTGGTGCCGGTGAGCCTGTTGGCGAGCGAGAGCGATGGCACGTTCCGCCTGCCCTTCACCTTCGACATCGGTTCGGATGCTGCGGTGCAGATGTCTTTTCCGGTGCTGGAAGAGCAGATGCAGGTGGAAAAGCGCATCGTCGACACCGGGCGCGGTGTGCGCCTGCACAAGACCGTGGCCGAGCGCGAACGTCTGCTCGACGAACCGCTGCGGCGTGACGAGCTGGTGGTCGAGCATGTGCCGGTGGGGCAGATCGTGCAGGAGGCGGCACCGCCTCAGGCGCGCTACGAAGGCGACACGCTGGTCGTGCCGGTGCTGGAAGAGGTGCTGATGGTGCAAAAGCAGCTGCTGTTGAAGGAAGAGGTGCGCATCACGCGACGGCAGCACCAAGTGCGCGAGCCGCAAAGCGTGGTGTTGAGGTCGGAACAAGTCGCAGTGGAGCGTTTCGACGAAGGCGCCGGTCACACACCGCAGTAA
- a CDS encoding YsnF/AvaK domain-containing protein, which translates to MENTVVGVYDSYTQAESAMNELLAAGFSREDVHLDQQATSGSQTAVSGREDTGESGIGHFFRSLFGLEEHREHRDIYSEAVRRGSCVLTVDAASEDMRDRATEIMNRHDPVDIDERASHWRSQGWAGYDESAPMLTDAEIERERGTYAARSTTDMNQAAATNLRTDQTAGTEGTRIPVVEEQLRVGKREVQRGGVRVYQRVTEKPVQESVQLREEHVDVQRHAVDQPATEADLAAFKEGSVEVREMAEEPVVSKTARVVEEVVVGKDTTQRTEQVNDTVRRTDVEVEQLGAGSTRRTDYADTTASVDDADYRRHWQNAYGTTGGRYEDYDAAYRYGSTMAGSGRFKNYQWQDVEPQLRSDWETQHPESTWDKVKDAVRYGAEKVTGRPH; encoded by the coding sequence ATGGAAAACACCGTTGTAGGCGTGTATGACAGCTATACCCAGGCAGAAAGCGCGATGAATGAATTGCTCGCTGCCGGTTTTTCGCGCGAGGACGTGCATCTCGACCAACAGGCGACGAGCGGCTCCCAGACCGCCGTCAGCGGGCGCGAGGATACGGGCGAGTCGGGCATCGGCCACTTTTTCCGCTCTCTGTTCGGGCTGGAAGAGCACCGCGAGCATCGCGACATTTATTCGGAAGCGGTGCGCCGCGGCAGCTGCGTGCTGACCGTCGATGCGGCCAGCGAGGACATGCGCGACCGCGCCACCGAAATCATGAACCGGCATGATCCGGTCGACATCGACGAGCGCGCATCGCACTGGCGCAGCCAGGGCTGGGCCGGCTACGATGAAAGCGCGCCGATGCTGACCGATGCCGAAATCGAACGCGAGCGCGGCACCTATGCGGCACGCAGCACCACGGACATGAACCAGGCGGCCGCAACGAACCTGCGCACGGATCAGACCGCCGGCACCGAAGGCACGCGCATCCCGGTGGTGGAGGAACAGCTGCGCGTCGGCAAGCGTGAAGTGCAGCGCGGCGGCGTGCGCGTCTACCAGCGCGTGACCGAAAAGCCGGTGCAGGAATCGGTGCAGCTACGCGAAGAGCATGTGGATGTGCAGCGGCATGCGGTCGACCAGCCTGCCACCGAGGCCGATCTCGCCGCCTTCAAGGAAGGTTCGGTCGAAGTGCGCGAAATGGCAGAAGAGCCGGTGGTGTCGAAGACCGCGCGCGTGGTCGAGGAAGTCGTGGTCGGCAAGGATACGACGCAGCGCACGGAACAGGTCAACGATACCGTGCGCCGCACCGATGTCGAAGTCGAGCAGCTCGGCGCGGGCAGCACCCGGCGCACCGACTATGCCGACACGACCGCCAGCGTCGACGATGCCGACTACCGCCGTCACTGGCAAAACGCCTATGGCACCACGGGCGGGCGCTATGAAGACTACGATGCCGCCTATCGCTATGGCTCGACCATGGCCGGCAGCGGCCGCTTCAAGAATTACCAGTGGCAGGATGTCGAGCCCCAGCTGCGCAGCGACTGGGAAACGCAGCATCCGGAAAGCACCTGGGACAAGGTGAAGGACGCGGTGCGCTACGGCGCCGAAAAAGTCACCGGCCGCCCGCATTGA
- a CDS encoding SRPBCC family protein yields MKFAHLIEINDPLNPLIEPLSRKQLWRGLVLRAETPQAFIPWLDNCVILDRTETTLVRISHYGDVTVHDKVVLHPQERVVYQVPQQKDIPASSLTMTIEEPQPGAFFVRFEYDDGASDADDSAQAMYNDFRRSAYEEADIDTIRTIRQMAEEGQLD; encoded by the coding sequence ATGAAATTCGCCCATCTCATCGAGATCAACGACCCGCTCAATCCCCTGATCGAACCGCTGTCGCGCAAGCAGCTGTGGCGCGGGCTGGTGTTACGCGCGGAAACGCCGCAAGCCTTCATCCCCTGGCTGGACAACTGCGTCATCCTGGACCGGACCGAAACCACGCTGGTGCGCATCTCGCACTACGGCGACGTCACCGTGCATGACAAGGTGGTGCTGCACCCGCAGGAACGGGTGGTCTACCAGGTGCCGCAGCAAAAGGATATTCCGGCGTCGAGCCTGACGATGACGATCGAGGAGCCGCAGCCGGGCGCATTCTTCGTGCGCTTCGAATACGACGACGGCGCAAGCGACGCCGACGACAGCGCGCAGGCGATGTACAACGACTTTCGCCGCTCCGCCTACGAGGAAGCCGACATCGACACGATACGCACGATCCGGCAGATGGCCGAAGAAGGCCAGCTCGACTAG
- a CDS encoding EAL domain-containing protein, translating to MTYHSPSNIADLHFLVAEDDEFQRRWLVVMLAGLGAQHIAEAENGQVALGILQDKSRRIDISFIDLNMPGMDGIELMRHLAKAEHQGAVVLVSALGSALLFSVETMTKAYGINLLGAFEKPATPEILQDVIGRYQPPHAHDGAARKALPVLRLEDIRQGLQEQQFEPLFQPKVELATGKVKAVEAFARWRHPQYGLVPAAAFIPMLEASGHMDELTSVMVEQSIAACRAWQDLGLLLAVSINLSASSLAESGLVEKIVALAARYGVAPCDVTFEITEIIAMTDVPVCLENLARLRMRGFGLSIDDFGTAHSNLQQLLRIPFLDLKIDRSFVAGAARNKQMHLALSSCLELARKLRRNSVAVGVETREDWDLLRDLGCTYAQGYYIARPMERDAVPAWVEEWSQFF from the coding sequence ATGACCTACCACTCTCCGTCGAACATTGCCGACCTGCATTTCCTCGTAGCCGAAGATGACGAATTCCAGCGGCGCTGGCTGGTCGTCATGCTGGCCGGACTGGGCGCGCAGCATATTGCCGAAGCAGAAAACGGACAGGTCGCGCTCGGCATCCTGCAAGACAAGAGCAGGCGCATCGACATCAGCTTCATCGACCTGAACATGCCGGGCATGGACGGCATCGAGCTCATGCGCCACTTGGCCAAGGCCGAGCACCAGGGCGCAGTGGTACTGGTCAGCGCGCTCGGCTCGGCGCTGCTGTTTTCGGTCGAGACCATGACCAAGGCCTACGGCATCAACCTGCTCGGCGCCTTCGAAAAGCCGGCCACGCCGGAAATCCTGCAAGACGTGATCGGGCGCTACCAGCCGCCGCACGCGCACGATGGCGCTGCCAGGAAAGCCCTGCCGGTGCTGCGCCTGGAAGACATCCGCCAGGGATTGCAGGAGCAGCAATTCGAACCGCTGTTCCAGCCGAAGGTGGAACTGGCCACCGGCAAGGTCAAGGCGGTGGAAGCCTTCGCCCGCTGGCGCCATCCGCAGTACGGGCTGGTGCCGGCGGCGGCCTTCATCCCGATGCTGGAAGCCAGCGGCCACATGGACGAGCTGACCTCGGTGATGGTCGAGCAATCGATCGCGGCCTGCCGCGCATGGCAGGATCTCGGCCTGCTGCTGGCGGTGTCGATCAACCTGTCGGCCAGCTCGCTGGCCGAATCGGGCCTGGTCGAGAAAATCGTCGCGCTCGCCGCCCGGTACGGGGTGGCGCCCTGCGACGTGACGTTCGAGATCACCGAAATCATCGCGATGACCGACGTGCCGGTCTGCCTGGAAAACCTGGCGCGGCTGCGCATGCGCGGCTTCGGCCTGTCGATCGACGATTTCGGCACGGCGCATTCGAACCTGCAGCAGCTGTTGCGCATCCCTTTCCTCGACCTGAAGATCGACCGCTCGTTCGTCGCCGGCGCCGCCCGCAACAAGCAAATGCACCTCGCGCTCAGTTCCTGCCTGGAGCTGGCGCGCAAGCTGCGGCGCAATTCGGTGGCGGTCGGCGTGGAAACGCGCGAGGACTGGGACTTGCTGCGCGACCTGGGCTGCACCTATGCACAGGGGTATTACATCGCCAGGCCGATGGAGCGCGACGCGGTGCCGGCCTGGGTCGAGGAGTGGTCTCAGTTTTTTTGA
- a CDS encoding PLP-dependent aminotransferase family protein has product MPAQANLYENLADELSALIANKVFVPGDRLPSIRHLSQQKRLSISTVMQALRLLEDRGLVDARPQAGFYVRHRARSLIAVADTQCVKEPTHVGINNLLMRVLRANKAPGTLQLALSWPPDELLPVKRMQQVMSSVARRRPDMLTQDGCFDTNEPNFIRQIIRRALDWGRLNPREIIATNSCTEAISLALRAVARPGDTIAIESPTYFVLLQLIESMGMKALEIPTDPVTGLSVDALELAIREGLVQACLLVPNANNPLGCIMPDENKKRLAALMTQYDIPLIEDDVYGDLCFSSERPWPVKAYDDSGHVLLCSSFSKVVSPSARVGYVVAGRYAQQVALLKNVASGGTNHYFQAVLADFIGSSSYDSQVRKMRRAMTRRIARMSDAVSEFFPAVCSVSQPQGGFVLWVQLPEQVDALRLHERAIAHRIAFMPGPLFSASGKFGNYLRLNCGNEWSAQIEEAVKTLGALVHERLDEWAA; this is encoded by the coding sequence ATGCCCGCCCAAGCCAACCTCTATGAAAACCTGGCCGACGAACTCAGCGCGTTAATCGCGAACAAGGTGTTCGTCCCCGGCGACCGCCTGCCGTCGATCCGCCACCTGTCGCAGCAAAAGCGCCTGTCGATCAGCACCGTGATGCAGGCGCTGCGGCTGCTGGAAGACCGCGGCCTGGTCGACGCCAGGCCGCAGGCCGGCTTCTACGTGCGGCACCGGGCACGCAGCCTGATCGCCGTGGCCGATACGCAATGCGTGAAGGAGCCGACCCATGTCGGCATCAACAACCTGCTGATGCGCGTGCTGCGCGCCAACAAGGCGCCGGGCACGCTGCAGCTGGCGCTGTCGTGGCCGCCGGACGAACTGCTTCCGGTCAAGCGCATGCAGCAGGTGATGAGCAGCGTGGCGCGCCGCCGGCCCGACATGCTGACCCAGGATGGCTGCTTCGACACCAACGAGCCCAACTTCATCCGCCAGATCATCCGCCGCGCGCTCGACTGGGGCCGGCTCAACCCGCGCGAAATCATCGCCACCAATTCCTGCACCGAGGCGATCTCGCTCGCCCTGCGCGCAGTGGCCAGGCCGGGCGACACCATCGCGATCGAGTCGCCCACCTATTTCGTGCTGCTGCAGCTGATCGAGAGCATGGGCATGAAGGCGCTGGAAATCCCGACCGACCCGGTCACCGGGCTGTCGGTCGACGCGCTGGAACTGGCGATCCGCGAAGGGCTGGTGCAAGCTTGCCTGTTGGTGCCGAATGCGAACAATCCGCTCGGTTGCATCATGCCCGACGAAAACAAGAAGCGCCTGGCGGCGCTGATGACGCAGTACGACATCCCGCTCATCGAGGACGACGTGTACGGCGACCTGTGCTTTTCCTCGGAGCGGCCATGGCCGGTGAAGGCGTACGACGATAGCGGCCACGTGCTGCTGTGCTCGTCGTTTTCCAAGGTCGTCAGCCCCTCGGCGCGCGTGGGCTACGTGGTGGCGGGGCGCTACGCGCAGCAGGTCGCGCTCTTGAAGAATGTCGCCTCGGGCGGCACCAACCATTACTTTCAGGCGGTACTGGCCGATTTCATCGGCAGCAGCAGTTACGACAGCCAGGTGCGCAAGATGCGGCGCGCCATGACCCGGCGCATCGCGCGCATGTCCGACGCGGTGTCGGAATTCTTCCCGGCCGTCTGTTCGGTATCGCAGCCGCAGGGCGGCTTCGTGCTGTGGGTGCAGCTGCCGGAACAGGTCGACGCGCTGCGGCTGCACGAGCGCGCCATCGCGCATCGCATCGCGTTCATGCCGGGTCCGCTGTTCTCGGCCTCTGGCAAGTTCGGCAATTACCTGCGGCTCAATTGCGGCAACGAATGGAGCGCGCAGATCGAAGAGGCAGTCAAAACCCTGGGCGCGCTGGTCCACGAGCGGCTGGACGAATGGGCCGCATAG
- a CDS encoding DUF2917 domain-containing protein, which produces MQPKILAATQSGVECELHEGYPLRLVGARGRRVQCLAGIVWITACNQPADIFLKPGQSFVIPNGGLALAEAIGHGRMRVDLPRSLHYAAYRMPAGLLRTVRALQAALVRLKVSI; this is translated from the coding sequence ATGCAACCGAAGATACTGGCAGCAACCCAGAGCGGGGTCGAATGCGAACTGCATGAAGGTTATCCGCTGCGTCTTGTCGGCGCCCGCGGCCGCCGCGTGCAGTGCCTCGCCGGCATCGTGTGGATCACCGCCTGCAACCAGCCGGCCGATATCTTTCTCAAGCCGGGACAATCCTTCGTGATCCCGAACGGCGGGCTGGCGCTGGCCGAGGCGATCGGGCACGGCCGCATGCGGGTCGACCTGCCGCGCTCGCTGCATTACGCGGCATATCGGATGCCGGCCGGCTTGTTGCGCACCGTGAGGGCCTTGCAGGCGGCGCTCGTGCGGCTGAAGGTGTCGATTTGA
- a CDS encoding PAS domain-containing protein: MSARHRILLVDDNPAYRALMERELQREFSGLQVQHVVDADSLAGALAAGRADAAVIDARTYWSSGLDILLAIKTSQPACAVIMFAADGDAGLAVAAMKEGLDDYLVRPAWPGSLAPLRHALRDCLARAQQRQAAPREVTETDVARKLHLLAEAQRVAHIGSWELDLGSDTLAWSDEHYRILGLEPGAIRPTYERFLRFIHPDDVQFVRDTIAAKVAKQGNYDIECRIIRADGRERHVRSRAEVVSGDDGRPARLMGILQDITEHKQYETALQRSERQLRAALAERRQLSQDLHDNILQAICAVSFSLEHSQRLIAEGQAHSAARELSWEIATLRNIMRDIRHFIRGQEPLLLSASQLKAELAELARMIETRRLGRFSIDVDPAAASQLMPDEARQVLNIAREAMSNSARHAHATCGTVSLRAQDESIRFELRDDGVGFDVQRIAHRGEGLKNIAARARQIGAQIEVLSQPGHGTRVVLDLPLLARGRRNGRDRRRND; this comes from the coding sequence ATGAGCGCGAGACACCGCATTCTTCTGGTCGACGACAATCCGGCATATCGCGCCCTCATGGAACGCGAGCTGCAGCGGGAATTCTCCGGCCTGCAGGTGCAGCATGTCGTGGACGCGGATAGCCTGGCCGGCGCGCTGGCTGCGGGCCGCGCCGATGCCGCCGTCATCGATGCGCGCACGTACTGGTCGAGTGGGCTGGACATCTTGCTGGCGATCAAGACCAGCCAGCCGGCATGCGCCGTCATCATGTTCGCTGCCGACGGCGATGCCGGACTCGCGGTCGCCGCCATGAAAGAGGGCCTCGACGATTATCTGGTCAGGCCCGCCTGGCCAGGAAGCCTGGCGCCACTGCGGCACGCGCTGCGCGACTGCCTGGCCCGCGCGCAGCAGCGTCAGGCAGCCCCGCGCGAGGTTACCGAGACGGACGTCGCCAGAAAGCTGCATCTGCTGGCCGAGGCGCAACGCGTGGCCCACATCGGCAGCTGGGAGCTGGACCTCGGCAGCGACACGCTTGCCTGGTCGGACGAGCATTACCGCATCCTGGGCCTGGAGCCGGGCGCAATCCGCCCGACCTATGAACGCTTCCTGCGCTTCATCCACCCCGACGACGTGCAGTTCGTGCGCGACACGATCGCGGCCAAAGTGGCAAAACAGGGCAACTACGACATCGAATGCCGCATCATCCGTGCCGACGGGCGCGAGCGGCACGTGCGTTCGCGCGCCGAAGTGGTCAGCGGCGACGACGGCCGCCCGGCCCGCCTGATGGGCATCCTGCAAGACATCACCGAGCACAAGCAGTACGAAACCGCGCTGCAACGCAGCGAGCGGCAGCTGCGCGCTGCGCTAGCCGAGCGCCGCCAGCTGTCGCAGGACTTGCATGACAATATCCTGCAGGCCATTTGCGCCGTCAGCTTTAGCCTGGAGCACAGTCAGCGCCTGATCGCGGAAGGCCAGGCGCACAGCGCGGCGCGCGAACTGTCCTGGGAAATCGCCACCCTGCGCAACATCATGCGCGATATCCGCCACTTCATCCGCGGACAGGAACCCCTGCTGCTGAGCGCGTCGCAGCTGAAGGCCGAACTGGCGGAGCTGGCACGCATGATCGAAACCCGCAGGCTCGGGCGCTTTTCCATCGATGTCGACCCGGCGGCGGCTTCGCAGCTGATGCCGGACGAGGCGCGCCAGGTGTTGAACATCGCGCGCGAAGCGATGAGCAACAGCGCGCGCCATGCCCATGCGACCTGCGGCACGGTGTCGCTGCGCGCGCAGGACGAGAGCATCCGCTTCGAGCTGCGCGACGACGGCGTCGGCTTCGACGTGCAGCGCATCGCCCACCGCGGCGAGGGCTTGAAAAACATCGCGGCGCGCGCGCGCCAGATCGGGGCCCAGATCGAGGTGCTGTCCCAGCCCGGCCACGGCACGCGCGTCGTGCTCGACCTGCCGCTCTTGGCGCGCGGCCGGCGCAACGGGCGCGACCGGCGCCGCAACGATTAA
- a CDS encoding AraC family transcriptional regulator: MPTPPLSRSCGRVAGTYLQPLIEAAAARGMSERMLEQAAGLPAGTLAPLPESLAATDYVRLLDLGAQLANDPQFGLHVGERVKLGTYNVYGLILLSCRDFGQALQQTMRYEALAHDLGRSEISVEGNNAEYRWHSAFPRASRHLADSVFTGIRVFGNWLAGQALPPVHVSFAHEAPQDRSEYLRIFGPDVHFGAPAHVARFDAALLSWPVPNADVSLYPVLQQHAERLLKEKQRAEREGGIVAQVRAAIVGNLEQDRVRLPTIAQELHITPRTLQRKLTDAGIGFQQLLDQTRHELALEYLKQKNLSIAEIAFLLGYQEQSSFNHAFKDWTGMNPGAYRAFQEQGGN, encoded by the coding sequence ATGCCAACTCCACCCCTTAGCCGCTCCTGCGGCCGTGTCGCCGGCACCTACCTGCAACCGCTGATCGAGGCGGCGGCCGCGCGCGGCATGAGCGAGCGCATGCTGGAACAGGCGGCGGGACTGCCGGCGGGAACGCTGGCGCCCCTGCCGGAATCGCTGGCGGCGACCGATTACGTGCGGCTGCTCGACCTCGGCGCGCAACTGGCGAACGATCCGCAGTTCGGGCTGCACGTGGGCGAGCGGGTCAAGCTGGGCACCTACAACGTCTACGGGCTGATCCTGTTGAGCTGCCGCGATTTCGGCCAGGCGCTGCAGCAGACCATGCGCTACGAGGCGCTGGCGCACGACCTGGGGCGCTCGGAAATATCGGTCGAGGGCAACAACGCCGAATACCGCTGGCACAGCGCCTTTCCGCGCGCCTCGCGCCACCTCGCCGACAGCGTGTTTACCGGCATCCGCGTCTTCGGCAACTGGCTGGCCGGGCAGGCTTTACCACCGGTACATGTTTCGTTTGCCCATGAAGCGCCGCAGGACCGCAGCGAATACCTGCGCATCTTCGGCCCCGACGTGCACTTCGGCGCGCCCGCGCATGTGGCGCGCTTCGATGCCGCCCTGCTGTCCTGGCCGGTGCCCAATGCCGACGTTAGCCTGTACCCGGTGCTGCAGCAGCACGCGGAACGCTTGCTCAAGGAAAAGCAGCGGGCCGAGCGGGAAGGCGGCATCGTCGCGCAGGTGCGCGCGGCGATCGTCGGCAACCTGGAGCAGGACCGCGTGCGCCTGCCGACGATTGCGCAAGAACTCCACATCACGCCGCGCACGCTGCAGCGCAAGCTGACCGATGCCGGCATCGGCTTCCAGCAGTTGCTGGACCAGACCCGGCACGAGCTGGCGCTGGAGTACCTGAAACAGAAAAACCTGAGCATCGCGGAAATCGCCTTCCTGCTCGGCTACCAGGAGCAAAGCTCGTTCAACCACGCCTTCAAGGATTGGACCGGCATGAATCCCGGCGCTTACCGCGCCTTCCAGGAACAGGGCGGCAACTAG
- a CDS encoding FAD-binding oxidoreductase, translating to MRRWNGWGDDAIDYPLNDDMLAFLRDRIGAGTPPADATLAQACRSVAPSRLTARRGIDTTPEARLRHALGQSLPDWLKLRYGKVERVPDGVAFPESGEQVRELLAWARQEDALVIPYGGGTSVVGHLGAPQTDKPVLTISLARLSRLLDLDRQAQLASFGAGVAGPDLEAQLRAHGYTLGHFPQSFEYSTLGGWIVTRSSGQQSLRYGRIEQLFAGGKIETPRGTLTIPSFPASAAGTDLREIVLGSEGRIGILTEATVRISPLPQREAFHAVFFPTWAAAEDAVRAIAQARLPLSMLRLSNPVETQTMLAMAGKSRLLDLLQGYLGWRGCRNQKCMLLLGASGDAGGVAAAIGQALAVARRFHGVHAGQAIGKKWKHNRFRNVYLRNALWQQGYAVDTVETAVDWPRVGAMMQAVEQAARDAFAACGERVHVYTHLSHIYAQGASVYTTFAYRLAGSYEADLARWQALKGAVCEAIVATGGTISHQHGVGVDHAPYLAAEKGTLGMGAMRELCRHFDPNGMMNPGKLLAA from the coding sequence ATGAGACGCTGGAACGGCTGGGGCGACGACGCCATCGACTATCCCCTCAACGACGACATGCTCGCCTTCCTGCGCGACCGGATCGGCGCCGGCACGCCGCCGGCCGACGCCACGCTGGCGCAGGCCTGCCGCTCCGTGGCGCCGAGCCGGCTGACGGCGCGGCGCGGCATCGACACGACGCCGGAAGCGCGGCTGCGCCATGCGCTCGGGCAAAGCCTGCCCGACTGGCTGAAATTGCGTTACGGAAAAGTCGAGCGTGTACCGGACGGCGTCGCCTTCCCGGAAAGCGGCGAACAGGTGCGCGAGCTGCTGGCCTGGGCCCGGCAGGAGGATGCGCTCGTCATTCCCTATGGCGGCGGCACCAGCGTGGTCGGCCACCTGGGCGCGCCGCAGACGGACAAGCCGGTGCTTACCATCAGCCTGGCGCGCCTGTCGCGCCTGCTCGACCTCGACCGGCAGGCGCAGCTGGCGAGCTTCGGCGCTGGCGTGGCCGGGCCAGACCTGGAAGCGCAATTGCGCGCGCACGGCTACACGCTCGGCCACTTCCCGCAATCGTTCGAATATTCGACGCTGGGCGGCTGGATCGTGACCCGCTCGTCGGGCCAGCAGTCGCTGCGCTATGGCCGCATCGAGCAACTATTCGCCGGCGGAAAGATCGAGACGCCGCGCGGCACGCTGACCATCCCGAGCTTTCCGGCGTCGGCCGCCGGCACCGACCTGCGCGAAATCGTGCTCGGCTCGGAAGGGCGCATCGGCATCCTCACCGAAGCGACCGTGCGCATTTCACCGCTGCCGCAGCGCGAAGCGTTTCACGCGGTGTTCTTCCCGACTTGGGCCGCCGCCGAGGACGCGGTGCGCGCGATCGCGCAAGCCAGGCTGCCGCTGTCGATGCTGCGCCTGTCCAACCCGGTCGAGACGCAGACCATGCTCGCCATGGCCGGCAAGAGCAGGCTGCTCGACCTGCTGCAGGGCTATCTCGGCTGGCGCGGCTGCCGCAACCAGAAATGCATGCTGCTGCTGGGCGCGTCCGGCGACGCCGGCGGCGTGGCCGCCGCCATCGGCCAGGCGTTGGCCGTGGCGCGGCGCTTTCACGGCGTGCACGCGGGCCAGGCGATCGGCAAGAAATGGAAGCACAATCGCTTTCGCAACGTCTACCTGCGCAACGCGCTATGGCAGCAGGGCTACGCGGTCGACACGGTCGAGACCGCCGTCGACTGGCCGCGCGTGGGCGCGATGATGCAGGCGGTCGAGCAAGCCGCGCGCGACGCGTTTGCCGCCTGTGGCGAGCGGGTGCACGTCTACACTCACTTGTCGCACATCTATGCCCAGGGCGCGAGCGTCTACACCACCTTCGCCTACCGCCTGGCCGGCAGCTACGAGGCCGACCTGGCGCGCTGGCAGGCGCTGAAAGGCGCAGTGTGCGAGGCCATCGTCGCCACCGGCGGCACCATCAGCCACCAGCACGGCGTGGGCGTCGATCACGCGCCCTACCTGGCGGCGGAAAAGGGGACGCTGGGGATGGGGGCGATGCGCGAGCTGTGCCGCCATTTCGATCCGAACGGGATGATGAATCCAGGCAAACTGTTGGCGGCCTGA